AGACACTCACCGCAGGTGCTGTCGGTGTCCGTCTACCGGCAACGGCAACGGTGGGCGCAACCGTGTGGTCTGCATTTCACGTCGATCTCGTGGGGCCCGAGATCCGTCTCACCGGACAGCCCGAGCGGGTGCCGGCACTCGCCCGCGTCGCCATGCCGGACGTCGAGCAGCACGGCTACGTCGTCTATCCGCTTGTCGATCACATCGCCGACAAAGTGGCCGCGATCCTGCAGACCTACGGCGCGAGCCACGTCCCATCAACCCGATTCAAGGATCTCGTGGACCTCGTCGCAATCATCTCAGAGGCTTCCGTCGATGCCGCAGAACAGTACGCAGCGCTCAGGTCGGAGGCCGACCGGCGCGACATCGACCTGCCGGATGCGTTCTCTGTTCCTGATCGTGAACTCTGGGAAAAGGGCTACGCGGCTGAGGCCGGCCGATCGCTCCTCGACACAGTGCTCGCACTGGACGATGCACTCGCCGTCGTGACGCCGTTCCTCAACCCGCTCCTTGACGGCACCGCCGTGGGCAAGTGGGATCCCAAGACCGGTCGCTGGAGCTAGAGCAGCGAGCACGAGAAGGTCGGCGACCGGACTCCTGGGCAGAGGCCCAGCCACCCGAGACCGCTGAGCGGGATCTGCGACATCGAGAACGCAGAGAGCTCAGGTCGGCTTGGTTCCTCGCAACGTTGCACACGCCACACCAGGGTCGTACGCCTCGAAGTACAGCCGACCGACAGCTTCGAGGTCTTCCCTGCGCATCTCCCGTACGGTGTACCCATCCGGCAGATCGAAGTGCGCACATTGAGGACAGCGAACCGCCATAGCGTCAGCCTCTGATAAAGCCTGGCTCTCTGAAGGATCAGGTCACTATCGTGGCGTGGTGAGTGTTCGAGACGCAACACGCGGCGATGTCAGCACGATCGCAGACTTGGCGGCGCGCAAACGCGAACAGTATGCCGAGTACAACCCCGTCTTTCACAACCCGGCAGCCGATGCCCGAGAGCAGCATGCCGCGTTCATCGCCGATCTGATCGACACCGACGATGCGATATCACTCGTCTACGACGACGATGGCGTTGTGCGAGGGTTCGCCATCGGAACGCTCATTGATGCGCCTCCGGTCTACGACCCGGGCGGCAAGACCTGCGTGATCGACGATTTCATGGTGGACGAGCCCGATGCGTGGGTGTCTGTCGGGCGTGCCCTCCTGGATGCGGTCTCCGAGGTGGCCCGGACTCGAGGCGCGGCACAGATCGTCGTCGTCTGCGGCCCCGACGACACCCCCAAACGGACGATGCTCACCGCCGGCGGCTGCACCGTCGTGACCGAGTGGTTCACGAAGCCGATCTGAACGGTAAGGAATTGTCCAGGCTGAGCAGCGCAAAGTCGGTCCTGCATCGATCTGAGGCTTCCCAGTTCTCCGAAGCCAGGACCCGCTGAACCAACGGCCGTCGAGTGTGAGCCGGCAACGCCCACGCAGCCCCGCACCACGCTCGCGGCTGAGGGCCCACAGACCCCTTCGAGGAACCCTGACCAGAATCTCTCGCGGACTTTCCGCGGACTCTCGACGGACTCAGGGGTTTCGCGCCGCGACCCCGAACTAGCGAAATCCCCTGTAAACACAAGGGATTTCGGGTGGTGGAGCTGAGGGGATTTGAACCCCTGACCCCTTGCATGCCATGCAAGTGCTCTGCCGAGCTGAGCTACAGCCCCAAGTGCGGACGTGGAGTGTACCAGGACGCACTCAGGCCTCGGTCGACGCGGGCTCCCACTCCAAACGGGGTGCATCACCCCAGAGGCGCTCGAGACTGAAGTACTCACGGGTGGCCGGCTGGAACAGGTGGACGACCAAATCCCCGAAATCGAGCAACACCCACTCTGCTTCTTTGCGCCCTTCTGTGCGCAGGGGACGCCGGCCTTCGTCGTGCAGCCTGAACTCGACTTCGTCGGCGAGGCTCTGCACGTGACGGTTGGACGTGCCTGAAGCGATCACGAATACGTCGGTGATCCAGAGGAGCTTGGAGACATCGAGGAGGATGACGTCGATACCTTTCTTGGCGTCGAGTACTTGCGCGACGAGGCGGGCAAGCTCTCGACTGTCGTTCCTAGGCTCGATGAGCGCTCATACCTCCTCTGCGGGAATGTCCTGCCCCACAATGATAGTGAGATCCACGACACCACTGGGCTGGCGGACCTCGACAACGACCTCTCCTCTTCCCAACACCTCTCTGGCGTCCAGGGCAGCCTGTTGATGCTCCCGACCCTGCGCGATGATCCGAGTCTCGGCATAGGTGCTCTTGTCGGCGTTGTCGGTGCGGACGATACGGAACCCGTGGCGGATGAGCGCCGCCGCCACCGGACGGGTCGTGCCTATCCGGCCATTCCCGTTGAGTACCTCCACGCGAGGTCGGGTCTCCGCAGTGAATTGCAGGTACGCGAAACGCTCGGAAGTGAAAGCAGCAGCCGCGTCCCCGCTGATCTGGTACAGCTCAGAGTCACCCCCTGCGCGCTCGATGCGTTCGACCGGTACAACGGTCAATCGGAGCTCGCTCGATTGGACCGCACCGAGCAGCGCCTGACGAGCCAAGGCCGGGTCACCAAGGACACGACCGACCAACTGATCGACGAGAGCCGGGGTCGAGGCCATCTGGGCGAAGATGGCTCTCCAAACCGATCCTTGACGATCGAGCCATTCGAGTTGGGTCCCCGTTCCCTGCTCCGTGAGGATGCGCTCCAGCTCCTCCGGCGACCGAAGGGCAGACCCGACATCCATCGCGACGACTTCGCCCGAACCAACCTCGACCACGAGTGGCGATGTCAGATCGACCGTCACATCCGATCCCAGGAGACCGGTGAGTTCCCTCGCGGTGATCTGCACACTCCCGTCCACCCGGGCACCCAGCAGATTCGAGACGGTCAACTCCGGAAGATCGGCAGCACCGAACCGTGTGGAGTCGCTGATCTCTCGATCACCGAAACCGGGGAGTACGGTCAGCAAACCCGAAGGGAACAGCGCAATCCTGGCTCCATCCGGGTCCGCCCCGATCAGCGCAATGGAGACTGCCCTTCCGCTGTCGTCCGTCACGGCGATGAGCACCGACGCACCTGACGCTGTCGGTGTGATCACACCTTGGGGACCGGCCGCCGGGCGCGAGACGAGAATCAGCGAGACGACGACGGCGGCACCGATCAGGCCGACGGCGCCGAGCAAGGCGAGCAGGATCCTTCTGCGCGCGTCCCCGCGAACGGCCCTTCGAGCCGCACGGTTCAACTCCCTGGGAGATGCCTGATCCTCCAGTAGCCCGCTCCTGCGCCGCCTGCCTCCGCCAACTCGCATGACCAGTCCGCGAGCGCGGCGCAGTTTGCGATGATCACCCATACAAACCCTGCCGGTTGATGTACTGCCACACGTTCTCGCGAACCATGAAACGTATCGATAGGCCGGAACTCGCACGTTTCCGAAGCATGGTCCCGCTCACATCGAGCGTTGGCATGTCGAGCCAGGTGAAGGGTCGAGGCACAGCGCGTTCGATGTCTTCCCTGGAAGTTCCCGGCCTGGGTGCAACGGCGAGATCGGCCCGGTCGAGCACCTCTTCCCATCGATGCCACGTCGTGATTCCTTTTGCAGCGTCCGAACCGAGGATGAGGAACAGTTGCTCATCCTCGGGATACTCGGTGAGCGTCTCGAACGTATAGGTCCATCCACTCCTGCGGACTTCACGATCGTCGGCTTCGAAGTAGGAGACGCCTTCGACCGCGAGCCGGGTCATTTCCCAGCGGTCTTGCGGGGATGTCATCGAGCCGCCGGCCTTCTGCCACGGGTGGCCGGCTGGGATGAAAGTGAGGACGTCCAGTTCGAGATCGCGATAGGCCACTTCGCCCGCGACGAGGTGGGCTATATGAGGAGGATCAAATGTCCCGCCAAGCAAGCCCCTACGCACGACCGAAAGCATAGGCGACAGAGCCGGCGACGGTGTAGGTGTTAGCTGTCGAGTGGCATCAAGTGCAACGTGCGCTTGCTGCAGGAGAGCACGAGTGCCGGATCAATGTAGCGACTCCCAACCCTCGAGGAGAGATGAAGAGCACCGATGCC
The nucleotide sequence above comes from Gammaproteobacteria bacterium. Encoded proteins:
- a CDS encoding GNAT family N-acetyltransferase; amino-acid sequence: MSVRDATRGDVSTIADLAARKREQYAEYNPVFHNPAADAREQHAAFIADLIDTDDAISLVYDDDGVVRGFAIGTLIDAPPVYDPGGKTCVIDDFMVDEPDAWVSVGRALLDAVSEVARTRGAAQIVVVCGPDDTPKRTMLTAGGCTVVTEWFTKPI
- the rsfS gene encoding ribosome silencing factor, producing the protein MEPRNDSRELARLVAQVLDAKKGIDVILLDVSKLLWITDVFVIASGTSNRHVQSLADEVEFRLHDEGRRPLRTEGRKEAEWVLLDFGDLVVHLFQPATREYFSLERLWGDAPRLEWEPASTEA
- the nadD gene encoding nicotinate (nicotinamide) nucleotide adenylyltransferase; protein product: MRRGLLGGTFDPPHIAHLVAGEVAYRDLELDVLTFIPAGHPWQKAGGSMTSPQDRWEMTRLAVEGVSYFEADDREVRRSGWTYTFETLTEYPEDEQLFLILGSDAAKGITTWHRWEEVLDRADLAVAPRPGTSREDIERAVPRPFTWLDMPTLDVSGTMLRKRASSGLSIRFMVRENVWQYINRQGLYG